A genomic region of Rhizobium sp. NXC24 contains the following coding sequences:
- the trpS gene encoding tryptophan--tRNA ligase: protein MSPIDNRPVILTGDRTTGPLHLGHYVGSLRNRVALQHTHRQFLLLADMQALTDNAHDPEKIRRNVLEVVFDYLSVGIDPAETTICLQSALPALAELTVLYMNFVTVGRLERNPTIKTEIQLRGFERDVPAGFLCYPVAQAADITAFKATIVPVGEDQAPLIEQTNEIVRRLNRQAGREVLAEAKAMIPMIGRLPGVDGKAKMSKSQGNAIPLSASPDDIRQAVRRMYTDPAHLRAADPGKIEGNVVFTYLDAFAEDRTFVEELKERYRRGGLGDMVVKQHLEDILQALLAPIRERRAHYAADPGYALEVLRQGTLRARQRTEATLAELRAALGLFTLT from the coding sequence ATGTCACCTATCGATAATCGCCCGGTCATTCTCACAGGCGATCGGACTACAGGTCCCCTCCATCTCGGTCACTACGTCGGTTCTCTGAGGAACCGCGTGGCCCTCCAGCATACGCATCGGCAATTCCTGCTTCTGGCGGATATGCAAGCGCTGACCGACAACGCGCATGATCCGGAGAAGATTCGCCGGAACGTGCTGGAAGTCGTCTTCGACTATCTTTCCGTGGGGATCGATCCGGCCGAAACGACAATTTGCCTTCAATCCGCATTGCCGGCGCTGGCCGAACTGACGGTGCTTTATATGAACTTCGTGACCGTCGGACGGCTGGAGCGCAACCCGACCATCAAGACGGAAATTCAGCTTCGCGGCTTTGAGCGTGATGTCCCAGCGGGTTTTCTTTGCTATCCCGTCGCTCAAGCGGCTGACATCACCGCGTTCAAGGCGACGATCGTTCCGGTGGGTGAAGATCAGGCTCCGCTGATCGAGCAAACCAACGAAATCGTGCGTCGTCTCAACCGGCAGGCCGGCCGCGAGGTTCTTGCGGAAGCCAAGGCAATGATCCCGATGATCGGACGCCTGCCGGGCGTCGATGGCAAAGCCAAAATGAGCAAGTCGCAGGGCAATGCCATCCCGCTATCCGCATCGCCGGACGATATTCGGCAAGCCGTGCGCCGGATGTACACCGATCCTGCTCATCTGCGCGCCGCCGATCCGGGAAAGATCGAGGGCAATGTCGTCTTCACCTATCTCGATGCCTTTGCCGAGGATAGGACTTTCGTCGAAGAGCTAAAGGAGCGCTATCGAAGGGGCGGTCTTGGCGACATGGTCGTGAAACAGCATCTTGAAGATATTCTGCAAGCTCTGCTGGCCCCGATCCGCGAGCGCCGTGCCCACTATGCCGCCGATCCCGGTTACGCCCTGGAAGTCCTGCGGCAAGGTACGCTCAGGGCAAGGCAGCGGACGGAGGCAACCCTTGCGGAATTGCGCGCCGCGTTAGGTCTGTTCACATTGACCTAA